In Phyllopteryx taeniolatus isolate TA_2022b chromosome 5, UOR_Ptae_1.2, whole genome shotgun sequence, the DNA window aatgtaTTACAGGGCAGGAATAAAGATGTTAAGGTAAACGTGTTTTGGTCTCGTCACTCCATTGTGTGTTCCTTTCACCTGTGCAATTTGCTGCTCCCAACAGGCGAGAGCTTGAACAGCGACTCTTCAAAATGATAATTTACTGTGACAGTTTTCGCAGTtactgtattgttgttgttaatacACTAAGGTACACTTCTCAAAGGAAATACTAAtgattattcaaataaataaaaaaataaaaaaacaccagtgTAACTCTGAAAACATAACTACTAACTAACAAAATCATATGAATGGTCAATGTAAGACCAGTGCATCAACCCACTGATCATTGGATTCCgaattactgtatactgtactcaAAATCAAAAGTGGGAAAATGAGATGAGAGGCTGAGCAAACTTTATAATTTCTTTGAGGCACATCGTTTTAGTTTGTGTTTGACTACAAATTTGTTTTAGTCAAGATTTAAAATTGATTTACGTCGGCAACCAGCCATGTATCacatatttattgaaaaattaCCCATAATAGTAAAACTGTGTCACAGACTCAAGATGTTTGTTTGAGCCATGTAGCCTAATTATTATGGTTTATAAGTCACGTGATTCTACTGTCATGACGCTGCTCTTTTATTGCAttcataaagtgtgtgtgtggaggggagtCATAAAGTTCTGTGCTTGTCTATAAATACaaggaaagaaaaagacaaaggtTAGTGGGTGTTGGTCATCCTGAAAGACGAGGCAATACCAATTTTTGGTTTTAGATACACACAACAGTCATGACATCCTGCAAAAGTGCCATAAAGAAAATGCTGCCAAAGGTAAGagaatataatatactgtatgataaATACTACAATCCTTAAATTATCCCCAGATGATCAATTCAGAAATATCAATAATCCGCACAGAAAACGTTTCTGGTAACggtattatttgtgtgtgtgtgtgcgggtgtgcATTTCTGTTGCATAGACATATCTTCGTAAGCATGTGTCCCATGAAATACACGTTGCGTTGATCCACTTCAAAGACCTTGTTCCAATGGTGGATAAATACAGTAAGAAACTGCCCTCTCCAAAAAAGTTTCATTTGTTGCAGtaattgtgtgttttcaaaACATGTTGCTTTGTACAGTTTACAATGATGGGACCACCAAGGTCTTGATGAGTCTCACAGGAACTATACCCATCATTTTTAAAGGTAATGATTTAACGTTTACCATGGGCAATAGTCGTTTATGTCCACACTATAAAGCGTTGCACCAGTGTTGATAAATATTGTAACTGTCTCTGACACTATGTTAGATATGAGTTACAACATCCCCATATGTGTGTGGTTTGAGGAGAGCTACCCTCAGTCGGCCCCCATCTGCTACGTCAGGCCCATGCGGGACATGATGATATTGCGCGGAAACTATGTCTCTGGCAATGGTGACATCCTGCTGCCATACTTGCAGGAGTGGAAGCAGGTGAGCAGCACATGAGAGAGGTTTTCAGCCATGCATAGGGTACACTGACCGTTCCATGCCTCTGTCAGGGGAAGTGTGACCTGGTGAGCCTCCTGCAGTTGATGGTTGCCATGTTTGGAGACGTCCCTCCCATCTGTATGCAGCCTCATCCCCAGCCTGCGCAAGCATCCTGTAAGTAAATGTGACCATACAATATGTCATAGGCTAGCAAAAGAACACAACCAAAAATGCATAACATGCTAAAAGCAGGACCTTCAACTTACTGTATTTCCTCTTATACTGGCTGAAGGGGCAGGACGGAGaccgagtggttagcatgtctgcctcacagtcaaccTGTTTGAATCTCAAACTTCTCCCCATACTTGGGttgggtgggttttctgtgTGTACACTGGGTTCGTCCCTCatcacaaaacatgtttttgacgttgattgaagactgaaaATTTTATCTAAAGGTGTGTGTGGGAGTGTTAATAGTTGTTTCTCTATATTTGTCCTTCTATTACTTTGCAACCAGtaaaaggctgggaaagtgacttagactaccgtattttcacggccatagggcgcaccgtattaaaaggctcagtctcagttacggggtcgaTTTCTgcaagcttaaaacatacgttaggatgcatgcacgctaaagcaatgtttttaaaaaggctgcaggacacgccaggttcgagtcaggcTCATTGCCGTGCGGCTGCtaagaaatgatgccggcttttacaaaagctcgaacaacagtgcaagcagacactagcccaagcatccacaattcATTCataaattgtggcgtaactcgtccGGCGCTTCcccctagtcttagtaaagctgtgtttgccatctgtcatccatcgctcccatgcCTCTCGCaccttcactttgaacgcccctgtttacaccgatgtccagtggttggagttcattaatccattgtgtatatatgtatatatatgtatatatatatacatatgtatatgtatgtatatatatgtatatatgtatatatatatatgtatatatgtatatgtatatatatatgtatatatgtatatatatatatgtatatatatatgtatatatgtatatgtatatatgtatatatatatgtatatatgtatatatatatgtatgtatgtatatatatatgtatgtatatatgtatgtatatatatatgtatgtatatatatgtatgtatgtatatatatgtatatatatgtatgtatgtatatatatatatgtatatatatgtatatatatatgtatatatatatgtatatatatatatatatatatacatatacatatatatgtatatatatgtatatatatgtatatgtatatatatatgtatgtatatgtatatatatatgtatatatatgtatatatatgtatatgtatatatatatgtatatatatatatgtatatgtatatatatatgtatatgtatatatatatgtatatatatatatatgtatatattttctaataattgctcccacagttgatttcttcacaccaagctgcttacgtATTGCAGATTCAATCTTCCCAACCTGGTGCAGGTCAACAATTTGGTTTCTGGCGTCCTTTGACACTCTTTGgtttggccatagtggagtttggagtgtgactgagattgtggacaggtgtcttttatactgataacgagtggagaacagaggagcctcttaaagaagttacacgtctgtgagagccagaaatcttgtttGTTTGCAGGTGACCAAATGCcttttttccaccataatttgctaataaattatttaaaaattaatgtgatttttctggatttttttcctcattttgtctctcatagcaggggtatacctatgatgtaaattacaggcctctctcatattTTCAAGTGGGTGAACTTGCAcgattggtggctgactaaaattgaaaattgaaaaaattgtaccggcattaacTGATTACTAGCAactttttattgctcagtgactgttttcctcaatgtctttatgtctcaaaagtgttctctgtcaattgactgtctgttgtcgtactagagcggctccaactcccggagacaaatttcttgtgtttttgacatacttgccgaaataaagatgattctgattctgactaaatacttttttgccccactgtatatataagggatgtaacaatattcacaatatCGCTCGATATTGTCATGGTGTTGTCTCTGTGTAAAATAATGAGCCTCGTGTTTAAAATTTAGTTTTCGTCCGGCAATACGAAGCCACACTGCTTAGCCAGACTTAAAAGTGCGTTTCACTTCCTCATTTGAGTGGAAACGCAGCCGATTGGTAGGGTAACCCCTGTGACCAATTGTGTTCATcacaagaaatacactgattggctgactggcccaTGTGACCGAAAGGTTTGCATTGGGAGGGATGGAGAAGAATTGCAACCTTCTACGGCATACCACTCCTGTCACAATCGTTACAACATATCCGTCCGCCAATCCATCTCATTcgtccccaaaaaatgaaaaaaataaaaaataggtacactccatacaaatacaacaaccaacatcaatgcaaaaataaatcatcttatATACTTCCCTCAAAAATGAAGTGTCTACGTTTCAAATTATAAGATTAAACAGGCTGCTCagaaaaaatcattttacaatatcACTAAATGGAGGAAAACAAACAGGATCCCCAGGattatttattgttacttggttgtttttaaACCTGCTTTGCCTTTGAGTGTTCCTGTGTTTCTGAATTGACTTGAGGTTTTGGACTcaagaaaataaatcactgttagtaggcagtatccaatttatattgtaaatttaaaaaaatggcaataaatactgttaagtGAAAAGACGATTTCTCAATgaacagttttgttattgtgagcatagcATGATTATTACTGTAGCAATAATAGTGTTTTGGACCTATACGAATGTAGACATTGGATGGATGAGGATAGAAGTGCACGGTAATATATGATATGAAGAAAAACTTGTGGGAAAATGTAGCGAAACTAATAAAGCCTACTGAGAAGGACTTggccagcaagaaaaagagaggtttttcgGTTTGCCTGGGTTGGCCTCCTGGCTCCACTTGTACCGTGAACCCTTCTGCAATACCATGAGTCTTACTGCAGTACCGTGAGCTTTCTCACGATGTCGCAATAATTATCgtaccgtgagattaataccGTGATAAAACCGAACGGTGAGCTATACAGTAGATATCGttacatccatatatatatatacacacacacacacacacacacacagaccctttccaaaaagaTTTATACCACGTAagagtttatttccataattccattaaaaaagtaaaactttcatagattcagggcccacaatttaaacaatttcaagtatttatttatttttacataatttgggcttccagctcataaaacccatcaaatcaggaattcaagaaattagaatactttgaagaaatcaccatatacttctcagtttttgtagaaaaaaaagagaaattagggtcacattaaatcaatcaaaatattatACTTTCAAAAGGATATGTTAATCGTCAAtatttggttgggaatccctttgctttaatcactgcctcgatgcgccgtggcattgaggcaatcaccGTGTGGCATTACCTGGGAGTTATGTAAAACCAGATTTCTTCTTTGGTTTTGGGTCAGGTGCCCCtccttttcctcttgataataccccatagattctcaatggggtttagatccggcgacttggctggccagtcaagcactgtgatggcatgggcatcaaaccaggttttggtgcttctggcggtatgggcatgggccaggtcctgctggaagatgaaatctgcatctccatacagatcctcagcagaaggaatcatcaagTCATCTGAAACATTCTgctagactgttgcggtgatcttggatttaagaaaggaGAGTTTaacaacacctgcactggacattgcaccccaaatcatgactgactgtggatatttcacactggacctcaagcagcttgggttctgttcttcaccagtcttcctccaaacctttggaccttgattcccaaatgaaaggtACACTTTACTTCcatcagaaaagaggaccttggaccactggccaacagtccagtccttcttctccttggcccagttgagacacttcctacgttggctcaggctcagaagtggcttgacccaaggaacccgacagttgtagcccgtctgaatgtggtggtttttgaagctgtgtatcccacctcattccactctttctggatctctgctagatttttttatcttctctgtttgataatccgctgaagcccacggtcatctcttttgctggtgcatcttctcctgccacattttgtccttccattgtTATGCTTGGAcgcagcactctgtgaacagccagccttcTGAGCTATGaacgtttgtggcttacccatcctatggagggtatcaatgttGGTCTTCTGGCCatttgtcaagtctgcagtcttccccctattgaaccaaactgaaataatttaatgactcctggggaaacctgtgcaggtgctttgagtttagtaggtgattagtgtgtgacactcagtttaaaacatttatgggctGCAAAATTTGGCATTCTAATTTtatgaattcctgattttgtaggttttatgagctggaagcccaaattatgtaaaaataaacaaataaatacttgaaattgtttaaattgtgggtccTGAATCGGTAATTtatgaaagttaaactttttgatTGGAATgatggaaataaatcaacttttccatgatattccaattttttggaaagggtttatatattttaatcacacacacatcataCTGTATGATTTCTGACCTGTGATCTCATAAATTGTGTAATCTCACCTGTGGATGtatacgttttttgttttgcttttcttttacttttttttggctTGTATACTTTCTTCTTTCCCAGGATGaagtacatttattatttttttttactatggtTTTATTCCCATTTCTCTTAACTGTGTTATTGTGGAGGCGGCactgtggatgactggttagagcgtctgactcacagttcaaTTGCAATGCAATTCATTAAGTGGGTTCACTGTAGTCAGAATTTAGgaccatattttgttttttgttgatgtGGCTGCTGTTGTTGTATAATGGGTATTCAATACAAAAGCCAATTTTGTGAGCAAAGAGGAAAATGTCAATCATTAaacttaaaaatgaaaacaaatgctaCACTAAAATCTCACTATAATCTTAAAACAAGAGTTAAATATGtaattattcaaatgtattgttccTGTTTAGCTTATTTCTGTTGTCTTCTAATATCTGCTGTATCATTTTGTTGTTGGTAATAAAGTTTTAGTGACGACTGACGTCAAAGGgccgtggacgactggttagcacatctacctcacaattctgaggacaggggttcaaattccggccccgcctgtgtggagtttgcatgttctccccgtgcctgggtgggttttctccgggcactccggtttccttccacatcccaaaaacatgcgtggtcggttgattgaagactctacattgcccgtaggtgtgaatgtgagtgcgaattgttgtttgtttctatgtgacctgcgattggctggcgaccggttcagggtgtaccccacctcctgcccgaatatagctggaataggctccagcaccccgcgaccccagtgaggataagcggtaaagtaaatggatggatggatgacgtcAAAGGGTACCCGGAAAATGTCAGGTGTATTACCGGAAATTCAgacgcgttattaggattcccacaaaGTTTCTAGGCATGACACGCCCttctgcaacatgattggcttttGCGTCGCAGGAAGGGCAGGCTACGCCGCtgtaacgagatgaccatcccaaacatgcatcacatttgtatgaaataaaaacaaagaagtttgttatggttaggtttggGCCTAGCGTTTGGGTTTATTGTGGTTTAGGATGGGTTCAGGTTAGGATtggggtgggttagggttaatgGGAATCATTGAAGCCGCCACATCTTTTCCCATCTGGgagcagtagggcgtgttccACAGGGATACAagagccaatcatagtgcagcggtgCGTGTCCTaaagccagtaatattggagcagggcgtgttctGCCTAGAAAGTATGTGGGAGTACCATTAACCAAACAGAAACAGTCTAGGATGCTttgagtgttttgttgtttgttccaAACAGTCAGTTTACCATTAGTCGTCAATGTACTGCTTCGATTTGAGACAACAAGACTAACTTTAACACTATTCAACTGGACGTTTTATTACAAATAACCAACATTTTCTTCGTTCAATCCGGCACGACGCTTGCTAACATTAGCCTACCATTTGCAGCAGATTTGCTAGCGAGATTTAGTTTGTGTTAGCGTTCTTCCAGCTAGTCTCATATTTACTTCTTTTCTCTTGAAAGATACCCTAACCTGGAAATAATGGCTGTTGTCAACGAAGGCGCC includes these proteins:
- the zgc:123278 gene encoding tumor susceptibility gene 101 protein codes for the protein MTSCKSAIKKMLPKTYLRKHVSHEIHVALIHFKDLVPMVDKYIYNDGTTKVLMSLTGTIPIIFKDMSYNIPICVWFEESYPQSAPICYVRPMRDMMILRGNYVSGNGDILLPYLQEWKQGKCDLVSLLQLMVAMFGDVPPICMQPHPQPAQASYSIFPTWCRSTIWFLASFDTLWFGHSGVWSVTEIVDRCLLY